Proteins from one Telopea speciosissima isolate NSW1024214 ecotype Mountain lineage chromosome 1, Tspe_v1, whole genome shotgun sequence genomic window:
- the LOC122651348 gene encoding protein FAR1-RELATED SEQUENCE 7-like, whose protein sequence is METNSESSSDSNYSMDEECNIGDSMSTKGKQTLEEVNNAIVSEEAKELGYEVPSINMEFDSTEQAYEFYNSYAQKIDFSIRKGRLEKTQKGVTQQTKFVCSKEGYRQVDKRTRNVKKSCPITRIGCEA, encoded by the coding sequence ATGGAGACTAATAGTGAAAGTAGTTCAGATAGCAATTATTCAATGGATGAAGAATGCAATATTGGTGATTCTATGTCTACAAAAGGAAAACAGACATTGGAGGAAGTCAATAATGCCATTGTTTCAGAAGAAGCCAAAGAGCTAGGATATGAGGTTCCTTCAATCAACATGGAGTTTGACTCTACCGAACAAGCATATGAATTTTATAATTCATATGCacaaaaaattgattttagcATTAGAAAAGGCCGATTAGAAAAAACACAGAAAGGTGTTACACAGCAAACAAAATTTGTTTGCTCAAAAGAGGGTTATCGACAAGTGGATAAACGGACTCGTAATGTGAAAAAGAGTTGTCCCATTACAAGAATTGGTTGTGAAGCATGA